The genome window tgcttaaggaaaggtataaccacttacccatatggtatcctaccctaatccaAAAACCTTCATTACAACCAGaaaaaagtcctacttgattacaaaccgagtgagcttacataaGTGGCgttctacatgaggggcaagcctatggtacttgaagccgtacttgtgacattctcctGTGAGAGACAAGTGAACCTTTCATGAATCCTAAGATTGAGTGCTAATTTTttaagtgagcttggcaaatgaaaagtagaggaggaagactTTGCAGTCCACCATGacatagaacaagagtccttggtgagtaaagtcaattcttgaagctcaaatgtcatattagaactatatgtgcataaatatTTGACTTAATCACCTtattgataatgcatgagtagtgtgggtaattgttggtcccaactgatgtgtgaatggctcacctttgactcatagaaatgacccttaactctaggaggtgggaactaatttatttccTTGAGTACAAGCAAAGACTTacgtttgggggagttgataagtggggattttgactacttagtAGCacatttttgcttttgttttagttcgaaagtattgatttatgttcccgcAACTAATGAAAGCGTGCAGATTGCATGAATGTCGAAATtttggtctcccatgatgaaatctgactcaaaaaggagtattctaaatcacaaggcaataaaggggcGCAAAATcaaagaagtgcggtccgcgGAAGGGTTTCTGCGGTCGCAAAAGAAAGTGCAGACCACAGaatttcatctgcggccgcagaccaAGTGAAAGAACCCAGCAGGACTTTGGCCAATGTGCGGACCGcgcatgaattgtgcggccgcagaacagggtCTGCACTGACAATtgattcaaagttcagagagtgtgcaaaagacCAAGTCCTGGATCcttgctgaagtgcggccgcagaagatgtgTCACAGCCACAACCCAAAAATGTGCGGCTGTAGAATCCAAGCTCCTaccaactgaagaaatctgcggaccgcacatagaattgtgcgccgcagaacctcccgaggggtatttttgtcaaCAAAATtcgggccactataaatagacgagtttcacttttttaggtaaAGTTTCGGAGTTTGAGCTGCTGTAGCGTTGcattttgccattttaggaagtttgtgattattgtagtgtttaaacattatattttatcattttaatctttgatTATGAGTTGAATtagtattttttctttattttctttaatttctactatgagtagctaaatgtttactaggattgtgacccaaccctagtgtgtaaaccttatgggtacttaatttaatacttatttatgattggatgtaggggtgggcgttcggtcGGTTTGGTTCAGTTCAAAAAAATTCGGTTCGGTTATTTGGTTTTCGGTTTGGTAAAAGTAGTAACTGAAATCGAACTGAAATAAGTTCGATTTAGTTCGGTTTTCCAATTTCAGTTTGGTTTATTTCGAATCGATTTTCGGTTTGAATATTATCATATTGGGCTCTTTCTATGTAATAATTGGACTGACGAATTTGTTAATTTTTTCCGAAATTTCGAACTTCTTGTGTTGCttgaatatgataaatcataaatcTAATTTGTCCATGTTATTGCTCAAGAATGTGATAATAAGCTTTTGCCATTTTAAGGTTCAAAGTGACAAAATATGGATTCTAATATCCAACTAAGATGTCCAATTCATTCACTTAAAATTGGGCCTAATATTATTACCTATGGGCTTAACCTATATATAGCTTAAAGAATTCATTTGCTAATAATTCGATTTTTCGGTTAACCGAACCAAATAAATCAATAACCGATGACCGAACCGAAtaactgaaattttaaaattttaaactgaaACCGATCGGAAAAACTGAATAAGCAAaaccgaaataaaaatattttcggttcggtcggtttCTTAGGTTCTGACCGATATATGCCCACTCCTAATTGGGTATTGATCATTTAGCTTATTTTATGcttcaattttaaaattaatggttgcaaacgttgattcatgcctttttgacttagtctctacttgagaaagagggacctagtctatgataacttggctaacaaggaattgggctaattgagagtttgatttgcctaattaaagggttcaacttagagatagtaagaacccgacttaagctcatatcaactattttgtttgatacccatttggactcgagaaagccaaatttggcaaaatcactctttgaccgagagtttTTGAGTGGGTAAAGTAGAGTTGAGAGCAATAATACACCCAAATCAATAAAACAAGTATAaacgtatttaacccattaggcgaacacctaggttatgctcacatccctaggctttttaactatttggaaaaaataccaaaaataatcatttgcttctagtttcttttcttagcttATAATTGTTAGAGTAAAAGTAGAATTAGAATCAAAACcttttgtggaagtgtaaatttagttaatccattcactctcgtcaagtgtatactcctaacacccattGTAACTCCCTGCAGAAAtcaaccccgactcttgttgggtactattcttccaacgaccgttttcactcactattgagtacggattggacgtggatcatcGGGAACCCGATCTGATCGTCTTCTATTCTTATTTTTGACTCGTAACAACTGTGGACATCCGCCCATGTGGTTGCTTGAAATTCGAGCAAGCTTTCCTTCAACTTTCGGGAGGCATCAGAGCTTTGTGGATTCAAACCCTTTATGAACACCTCTGCTGCTCACTCATCTAGTACAGGCGGTAGCGgcatcctttccttctggaaccAGATCACAAATTCTCATAATAATTCGGACTCACCTTGCGAAATCCTAAATATGTCCGCCTTCCGGGCTCGGACCTTCCttgccccggcatgggcctttatgaatgaatctgcaagcatttTAAAAGAGTCAATTGAATGCTCGAGTAAGAGTGAATACTATGCTAAGGCCCCCTTTGTGAGGGTTTCATCAAACTTCTTTAGCAAGACCGGTTCGATCTCATGTTGATCCAAATCGTTCCCTTTTACAGTCGTGTTGTATGTTGTAATAATGTGCTCCTGCAGATCCGAAGTCCTATCGTATTTTAGTATGTCCAGCATTTTTAACCTCTTCGGAATAAAATCCGATGTTGAGCTCAGTTTAAACTGCAATTGAGTAAATATTTTCAAAGCTAGCCTTTCAAAACTATTCGTGCGCCAGAAATCTGATCCATTCGGGCGTGAAACTCCTACGCATTCTGATCCATTTATTCGTTCATTTCTCTCATGAACCTCATAAGCTCGATTTTGAAGGGATCATTCTCGTTGTCATTACCATATCCGGTACCGGTCCCTCCGGCACCGTCGAAATCGACCTCACCCCTTGGGGTGTTGTTATCAACTCTTTGAGTCATTTGATTCGCATGAACGCCGGGAGGAACCGGGCCCCTTCCGTTTGCATTATTGGAAGCTCTTGGCAAAGCTTGTTCCAACTCCGTCATTACCCTATCCTGCCTTGAGAGGTAGCTCATGATGGCTTTCTGCTATTCCCTCAAGATTTTCACTGTTTCCATGACATGTTCCCCCTCCGCATCATAGTGAGTTGTCTCACGCACATGCCAGAGGTACTGCCTTTCACGAACCGGGGTTGCTTCGTCCCCTTCGTTATGGatgtcactgattgaatcttcATAATGAGGCTTTTGTATCCCTCAACGTTGTGCGTGATGTTGACATCATTAGTTGTCATTTTTGATTTCTTGCTAAGGAAAAAATCAATAAGTTAGTAATAAATGCAAGGATCAAAGCAATTACACAACTGTTTAAGCCCcatggtgggcaccaaactgtttatccgtaaaacggtatAGTTCAATTTATTACGTGATTTATAGATAAGAAAATTAATTTGATCCCAAAGTGATaaagaaataagattaaaagTAAGACTTACCAGTTGATATTGAAGAAGATGACGATCCTGGTTCCAAGGGCAATATCTCCGAGGAAAAAAATGAAAGCAATATAAAAAGCAGATAAAGTTGTTTAATTGAGAGcgaaaataaaatacagcatatgtGTTCCCAAGCTTTTCATGTCTTACAATATCTGTTGAGCctgctatttatagctatacctagagaaacaagatcctaggatcaagccccacttaaatgataataaatgagacattgatgaatatgtaatggCAGACCATGAATGTAAATATTCTCTGCAATGGTTGCTCATTTAATGTCaaagaatattcttcattgaatgttatcCGATGACAAATATTCGATCTGCTCCCGTTGACTATGCTCATTTCGGGGTTTACCCAATGTCAATTGCAGCTGTTGTTCCCGAtattgattgttacttgattcgcCCTTTACCTGtcttcggttccacgtgtcatgCTATTATTCGATTATTTATGACAAACTAATTTTACCCTATTCAAAATGTTTCATCTAAGAACAATATATTAAAAAACAACAGGATATTATTATAGGTTGCAATTTATTTTCGTCATAAAAAACTCTATATTTGAAAGAATATGGTCAATATCTAGTACTCACTAGCTTTTACTCTCGAAAAGTATAAAGTAGTGATAAGAATATTAGACAAAGAATATTGTCTTACTCCTGTTTCACAGTTTCACTAATACTTATCACGTAACATTTTTCTTTTTACCCTTTTATTTTTTGTCAACTTAAGTCGCTTAAATGGGATATAGGGACTACATATTCCTTTCGTTGAAAATTTTTCTCTATGGTGAATGTATTTGTTAGAAGTTCTTCTTAAAGACAAATATACTCATTTTGGAGAGTCAAATGTTTGGTTAAGCTTTTGAAAATAAAAAGTAACTCTAAGTAGTAGCAGAAAATTTGTAACTTTTCCctgaagcttaagttgaaataggaGCAAAACATTAACTTTTCAAGACACATATAccttaaataaaaaaattatgtttGTCAAGCTATCCCCTTGAGGAAGAATTACGGCTCTTGTCACTTGGCCCAACGACCTAACGGAAAATGGCCCTAGTTTGAAATCCTTACCCTGTTTGGTCCAGATTGTACATAACATGAAAGAATTTTTTCAACCTTTAGcttacattaattattttaagGGCTATATTCAGttttcacttttatttttatttcttctctcttttctcaTGCCATTGTTATCTTTCTTCTTCGCTTTACTTTCTCTCGCCCAAACAAACCACAAAAAGTAGAGAGAAATTAAATAGAGACAAAAGGTGGGAATTTTTGCAGATAAGAATCCTCATGTTTCCAtggatttattattttattttgtttctaaTCCCTCTTCAAACAAAAGGTGGTTGCAATATAATAAATTTAAAGAATGAAAGTCCACCATTGAATACCATTCAAAGCTTAGCtttcaaaaatatgattttttttgAGTTTATTAGTTGTTTAAATTGGATGTTGTTCCAactaattaaaaataatattttatacttcaatgccacacaaTAGGGGAGGGGGGAGTGATTTGTGTGGTATTCAATTTTTGCGTGCACttattatagaaggacctggttcttctatgtgttcatTATACTACTACTGCGGAAATagtaaatgcagaaagtaaagaacataaGTATTTTTATGTGGAAAACACCCGACTCAAAAAGTAAAATAgccacgacctactactcagtaggatttttttcaacacttcactaaatcactgagccaaaataacatttataaaactctttgtaaacctaaggttTACCTCTAATCCCATTGTGGCAACCAGCCTTTAACTGTTGCGacaatttcaagttaactctaacttgaatactcagagtatctaatacaattgcctctagataaagctgaaagatacAATTTGAAAAGCCCTACTATAattaaactagaataaaagacaaacacttggaactggttcttctatctgatTCATGTAGCTTCAtattcgcacacttgaatcacacaagaatttcttgcaaaatgccttgctattttactCTCAACTCAAGTTTAACTTCAGTTTTTGTGcatacctgtagaatgagaacatcctgcaatttatagagttggtagaataggaaataactagcgttctaatgctatactattccatggtggaagagttctagttatcttaaacttctaactcctcccttatcttggataaaattctcttcgagtaaggagtccttttccttttcatttatgcaaccttttcgatcaggagatatcaaatataataacttaagcttatctccttcacgtacATCCCTTATGCTCGAATTTGCCCGTGTATGTGTATACTGTGTATGGACCTCGTTCATgtttgagttcctttgtcaatcatcaaaaaaaaattcacttgggccaacaaattccccctttgatgatgacaaactctatgCTTTTCATAAGCATAGGCCATGTGTTAACTCAgttcaacatcaacacaatgttagaacactttccattttaatgtcacaaatcatcaaggactaggttcattaggttataaacatcacagtctACTGTAAAAAGCACAAACTACCTTCACCTTTTTGGcttcatcgaaaagttgcataattatgttagataaccagattttaatagaaattactcatggtcactggggctacttcaaatgcaatcatagAGTCAAGCATCATTTATCAATCTAATAATATTAGTCAactaagaagcatcaacaaacagttagagcacaAAAATAGTTGATTATCATTGATACTAGTCATTCACAAagcataaagagaaataaaaatactgtaTCATGTGCAAAAAGATAAAAAAGAAATCCCATCCGGGTCACTAGTTTGTCTAACTAGGCTAGGAAGGTTTTAAGGCTacgaaggaccaggttcttggttaTTGGCTTGAAGAAGTTTCATCATATCATGAataatgccatcattcttctccttttcctttgcaagctcagctctgagagcatctctctcagtttCTACTTCTGCTAACCTCTTCTTTAGCCTTTCAAtttcagcatccttagccccactttcttgcaccaaggctcgcacTTTGCTATTCACAGGTaccttcttggatgaaccaggttctttgggagtggtgtggacttcatagtcacaagcagtcaAAGTGTTGGCCCCAAagtgatccttgcttgtaccaacttcccatttcttgatgggtaccttgAAGTGTGCGAGTACGGCCGTGAGAATGAAACCATAGGGTACGACATGAGTTTTGATGCCAGTCAGAACCCTATCAAGAAGTTGGATGATAAATCCAGGCCAATTGATTTGCCTTCCACTGTCCAGCTATTCCATAAGGACCGGTCTATGAATGTGTCAATGTATCTCCTTTCTTGCCTAGGCAGCATAACTTTGTTAACAAATTCGAACAGCACTTTGTGGGATGacttcatctcacttttgtatatAGCCTTGGGATGAAGCTCTTCTTCATTATCACTAAACTTCCTTGTAATGGCAAGGAAGGTAGGGAGATTCTCTAATTGGCCATTTGAGTTTCTTGTAATCATTGTACTCTTCAGCAGGTACATCTAAGATCTCTCCCAATTCCTTGTCATCAAAACTCACTGTCACCCCATTTACCATACTGGTGACTCTACCATTTTTGATCTCACAATTTGCcatgaactccacaatctcagTTCTAGCAAACtttccatccatctgaaggaccataTCCTTCTAACCCTGTAGTTGTAACTTTTCCAGCAGCATCGCCATAccttcctcctccaagtccctGAGGAGTCTACCTTTTAAGGTGGTTCTTTTCCCAAACTTAACCATCTTGTCCTTCTCTGCatcaaatttttcttcttcttcactctcTTCTTCTTCCACCATTTTCACTTTTCTAGACTTCAAGGCAGACCTGGTTCTTTTAGCCAAGGTAGAGGGCTCTGTAGACTTTGTCTTTGAAACAAACTTCTTTGTAGAAGTCTTGATGTTCTTTGCCTTAGGAGTCACAACCTTCATTTCTTCTGCCTCATCTTCATCATGAAAAACTAGGTCcatctcctcaatttcaactgcctcaacaagctcaaccaccttcttctttccctttgcaacaacttttctcttactttcttctaGGGCCTTTTCCAGTtcagcctcactctgcttcttctgactccttgtagctcttcctcttgtaGGAGGATTCACTACAGGGATAGAAGAGGCAgcctttcttttcttgttttccCTCGTAGTGCCACGAATTTTAACTCCTGAACTCTTTTTCCTTTTAGGATTATAACTGTGAGACACTCTTCTCAATAGGTCTTTGAGGGGATCATGCATAGATGGAACGGGTTCTTGGAACCTCTTCCTCAACCTAACCAACCCCTCAGCAGCTTCTCCGGACCCACTTCCCCCTTTTTCTCTCACACTTTCTTCTTCTCCAGCAGATTCCTCACTCCATACTACCATAGCTCTTGTTTCTTTAGTCAAACCAACAAGAGTGGGTGAAGATTCAACAACTTCTTGTCCCGTTCCCCTCACATCGCCTTGAACACCCTcattctccttttcttttctctttttatttttaccaccaattttTCCAGACTCAGTGGTCTCTACCCCAGCCACAGTTCCTACCAGAGCAAATCTATTTTCCAAATTTGCAGCAACTTCAGAGATTACTTCAGATGTAATTTTTGGACCTGATGTTACCTGCTCTGTTTTTGATGAAAtagtttcttccccctcagttggAGACTTGATAGAATCTTCAGAGTTTTGGGGTTCATCTGCCTGACTTGCCTTCAGTTGCTCATTGATTTTCTTGATTGTTTCTCCTCCGATGACTACTTTGTGAGCAAGCATCTTGAATCTTCCTTTCTTAGAGATAGGGGTGGTTGAGGGTGTGGTTGAAGGAGTGGGTGTGGATTCTTTGGGTGGtgatgagggattttcagaggtgTTATCCATTGATGGTTAGAGGATGAGAGACGATGAGTATGTGTGTGTTTAGAAAATGAGAGAAGATAGAGAGAATTGTTTGGTGGCTGAAAATTTAGAAGTGAAGAAACAACAAAGGCCTAATCAATATAAAGAGGAAGAGTTTAATTGGGTAACGACAGCCTTTTCAGAAGCTCAGAAGTCTAATTAAACTGGGAGTCAGTTTGAAAAGACATTGAAGactctccctagaatctaggcacttattGCATTTTGGGACTCTATTTGGATGAAACTGGTTCATTTCGTAATGGATAAGCTCAAGGAGGTTAGGATTAAATAGGACTCTAATTTTaatcataatccaaatataattatttcaaaatatgcagagtggagagtacgtaccatgtaatcttgatgaaccaggttcttcactgagaaatctcttttgtaagtctaaatttttcaagaaaataaagataatatcattagagattaatgagacattttagcacatggcataAGAGTATACTAgagaaagtatgagactgagcaaaatctagtctaattatgtacaaaatttacAAATTTCCTAACCAAATTTTTGAGTTAGAACtagttccttttaggtgatcttaatcatccctaattctaacctgttcctttcaaagtgatctctacttagagcttttgtgaagatgtcagatatttgcttgtcagtagcacaaaatttcaCAGTTATCAAACCCTTTTTATAGTTGTCCCTCAAAATATAATGCCTAGTAtctatgtgtttagttctcttgtgatgaaccgggttcttagTCATACTAATtacactagtgttatcacaaaagatggggatacatTCTACATCAATCCCAAAGTCTattaattattgtttgatccacaacaattgagcacaacatgaggaaGCATCAACATACTTAGCTTCAGCAATAGATAAGGCCacagaattttgctttttggtggcccaagacacaaggcatgagccaagaaagtgtgccatacctgaggtgctctttctatccataagaaaacctgcataatcagcatcagcatatcccatttagttgaaattactaccttttggataccataaacaaaggtcagtggtgccttttaggtatctcaagattctcttgacagcagtcaagtAAGACTCCTTTgaatttgcctgaaatctagcacaaaggcctacactgtaaacaatgtcaggtcttctagcagtgagatataacaaagagtcaatcattcccctatacaacttttgatcaacagatgaaccagtttcatctatatccaattttgtggttgttgctataggagtgtcaatttctttagAATCTTCcactttaaaccttttaagcaattctttcacatacttctgctgatggatcatagttccatttgaattttatttaatttgtaaacctaaaaagaaattaagttcacccatcatactcatttcaaattcactccccattagtttagcaaattctttacttaacttatcattAGTTGCTTCAaatattatatcatcaacatatatctgaactaccaagacatctttacctttttctttcaagaataaagaaTTGTCCATTTTACCTCTCgtgtagccatgctcaagcaagaattttgataatctttcataccatgctcttggagcctgcttgagcccataaagtgccttgtcaagcttgtacacataaTCAGGAAATTCCTTACTTTCAAagcccggaggttgcttgacaaacacttcttcctttagatagccattgaggaaggcactattggcatccatctgatggagagtgaattccatataagcagcaaaggctataaggagtctaattgcctcaaaccttgcaactggagcaaagatCTCATCATAGTGTATGCCCTCATCTTGACTATAttcttgaaccaccaatcttgccttattccttgtaactgttccatcttcatcaagtttgtttctgaagacccattttgtacTAATTACTGAtttgtccttgggtcttggtaccagatgccaaacttgacttctctcaatttggttgagttcatcttgtatTGCATTcaccagtctgcatcctgcaaaggctcagcaacatttttaggttcaataagagataaaaaaatatcaaaagcacaaagattcttcaaaaaggatctggttttgattccagaggttggatcagtaattatgttctcaatgggataagaactttgatacttgtaaggctTCACAACCAGCTGGTTTCCCTTAGAtattccttcaatgttttgttgctgaggaacaAGTTCATGGACAGATTCgctcgaggtttgaggatcagttctTCTTTGTTCAGTTCCCCCAGTCAagttccatcacctgttccttcctcTGATGCAGTTTCAGTCTGGGCtatggtttcatttgagtttcttaccaacccaattgcttcatcatcatgttcctgcctctcagaaagaatgttactTTCATCAAACaccacatgtacactttcttctacacacatagttctttttgttataaatcttataagatttactatgtgaagaatatcccaagaatactccctcatcaatactaggatcaaacttacctagggagtctttacccttattgtgcacaaagcacttgcatacaaattccctaagatgggatatgtttgtctttctccctttaagtaactcatagggagtcttctcaacaagaggtctagtcatgcacctatttatgatgtaacatGTAGTGTTCACAACTTCTGCCCAGAAACTATGGggtagtttactagaaagaagcatagtcctagccatttcttccaatgtcctattctttctttcaactactccattttgttgtggagtcctaggagcagaaaaattatgatttatgccatgttcatcacaaaattcagctgatttagcattctcaaattcagtaccatgatcagacctaattgatgcaagttgataacctagttgtttctgagtttttctaacaaaagtaGTGAACATGTCAAGtgcttcatctttagatattaaaaataatgtccaagtatacctagagtaatcatcaacaagcatcatcacatatctcttaccacctctgctcaatgttctcattggtccataaatatccatatggaccagttccatcgtcccggtggtgcttaccactttcttgcttttgaaagaggatcttacctgcttcccccttgaacaagcctcacaaactttatcttccctGAACATaatgttaggcagccctatcaccaagtccttggagactagtttgttgagttgacttagactggcatgtccaagtctcttgtgccaaaggaggagATCATTATCCAatacacttaagcaagtgagttcattatctaaaagtgtggacagatctataacatatatattgttcactctttttccttgcaaaactatcttgtcagtggtaagattaatcacaaagcattttgtagaggtgaatgctaccatgttacctctatcacacaactGTGATACACTTATAAGACTGTATTttagtccatctatcaagtagacgttctcaatagagtgagaatcagtcttacctacttTTCCAACCCCagtgatctcacctttcttcccatttccaaaggagacattacctcatttaaggtcctcaagtgaaaggaattgGTTCTTGCTTCTTGTCATGTGCTTTaagcaaccactatccatgtaccatatttggctgctccccttcacttggatctgcaaaaggaaatcaggggttagtcttaggaacccaaatgaaaggaactggttcttgcttcttGTCATGTGCTTTaagcaaccactatccatgtaccatatttggctgctccccttcacttggatcTGCAAAagaaa of Nicotiana tomentosiformis chromosome 7, ASM39032v3, whole genome shotgun sequence contains these proteins:
- the LOC138896122 gene encoding uncharacterized protein: MDNTSENPSSPPKESTPTPSTTPSTTPISKKGRFKMLAHKVVIGGETIKKINEQLKASQADEPQNSEDSIKSPTEGEETISSKTEQVTSGPKITSEVISEVAANLENRFALVGTVAGVETTESGKIGGKNKKRKEKENEGVQGDVRGTGQEVVESSPTLVGLTKETRAMVVWSEESAGEEESVREKGGSGSGEAAEGLVRLRKRFQEPVPSMHDPLKDLLRRVSHSYNPKRKKSSGVKIRGTTRENKKRKAASSIPVVNPPTRGRATRSQKKQSEAELEKALEESKRKVVAKGKKKVVELVEAVEIEEMDLVFHDEDEAEEMKVVTPKAKNIKTSTKKFVSKTKSTEPSTLAKRTRSALKSRKVKMVEEEESEEEEKFDAEKDKMVKFGKRTTLKGRLLRDLEEEGMAMLLEKLQLQG